A stretch of the Aegilops tauschii subsp. strangulata cultivar AL8/78 chromosome 4, Aet v6.0, whole genome shotgun sequence genome encodes the following:
- the LOC109764400 gene encoding large ribosomal subunit protein uL15c, protein MASITLLSLAPAATFLHLPASTASSSPHFAAIPRSLAGRRALLLRARAPRRVTVVCSAAAAAEASEAEPAEKFRLDNLSPQKGARRKPKRKGRGISAGQGASCGFGMRGQKSRSGPGVRRGFEGGQMPLYRRLPKLRGIAGGMHIGLPKYVPFNLRDIVQGGFKDGDEISLESLKSRGLINPSGRERKLPLKILGDGDLSVKLNIKAGAFSSAAKEKLEAAGCTLTVLPKRKKWLPAAYVKNQARAEEYFSKKKGGAVESDEATT, encoded by the exons ATGGCGTCCATCaccctcctctccctcgctccAGCCGCGACCTTCCTCCACCTCCCGgcctccaccgcctcctcctccccccacTTCGCCGCCATTCCCCGCTCCCTCGCCGGCCGCCGGGCCCTCCTCCTCCGCGCGCGCGCGCCCCGCCGCGTCACCGTCGTGTGCAgcgccgcggcggcggccgaggccTCGGAGGCGGAGCCCGCGGAGAAGTTCCGGCTCGACAACCTGAGCCCGCAGAAGGGGGCGCGGCGGAAGCCGAAGCGGAAGGGGCGCGGTATCTCGGCGGGGCAGGGCGCCAGCTGCGGGTTCGGCATGCGCGGGCAGAAGTCGCGCTCCGGGCCCGGCGTCCGCCGAGGGTTCGAGGGCGGGCAAATGCCGCTCTACCGCCGTCTTCCTAAGCTCCGCGGAATCGCCGGCG GAATGCATATCGGGTTGCCAAAGTACGTGCCGTTCAATTTGAGGGACATAGTGCAGGGTGGGTTCAAGGATGGCGATGAGATTTCCTTGGAGTCCTTGAAATCTAGGGGCTTGATCAATCCATCCGGCAGGGAAAGAAAGCTTCCACTCAAG ATTTTGGGAGATGGTGATCTATCAGTCAAGTTGAACATCAAGGCTGGGGCATTCTCCTCCGCGGCCAAGgagaaacttgaggcagctggCTGTACTTTGACAGTGTTACCCAAGCGGAAGAAATGGCTACCAGCAGCTTATGTGAAGAACCAAGCTCGTGCTGAAGAGTACTTTAGCAAGAAAAAAGGCGGCGCTGTTGAATCTGATGAAGCCACCACATAG